A region of Solanum dulcamara chromosome 7, daSolDulc1.2, whole genome shotgun sequence DNA encodes the following proteins:
- the LOC129894808 gene encoding uncharacterized protein LOC129894808, with amino-acid sequence MCIISDRHASIIKSTSTVYDEIPHFACIWHLLQNIIKNFRKSQQKVTELFYSMAKTYTTIEFNQYMTIVKKIEKRIKDYLLNIRYNKWSRVHAQVNRTWMMTSNIAESVNSRTRHVKVLTVLHLLEFMRQLVQKWNNNNRSKAIFLEFYLGKKYEKFLQRNKTASEKLRVRDTNEYVYTVLDGITQFTTMPPKCIASQRNAASTEVPQLEMPPPRTRGRPARSTEVPPIPTVHTTPTLKVEFRGAIAMLTQLVAAQMGNHSLPTPSSSS; translated from the exons ATGTGTATCATTTCAGATAGGCATGCAAGCATTATTAAGTCAACTTCAACTGTCTATGATGAAATACCTCATTTCGCGTGTATATGGCACTTGttgcaaaatataataaaaaacttCAGAAAGAGTCAGCAAAAGGTAACAGAATTGTTCTACTCTATGGCAAAAACATATACCACGATAGAGTTTAATCAATATATGACAATTGTTAAGAAGATAGAAAAGAGGATTAAAGACTACTTGTTGAACATTAGATACAACAAATGGTCACGTGTTCATGCTCAGGTAAATAGGACTTGGATGATGACATCAAACATTGCAGAATCAgtcaattcaagaacaagacatGTCAAAGTTCTTACAGTCTTGCACCTCTTAGAATTCATGAGACAACTTGTTCAAAAATGGAATAACAATAACAGGTCAAAGGcaatatttttagaattttaccTTGGGAAAAAGTATGAAAAATTTCTACAACGTAACAAAACTGCATCAGAGAAATTAAGA GTTAGAGATACAAATGAATATGTGTATACAGTACTTGATGGCATTACACAATTCACG ACCATGCCTCCCAAATGTATAGCCAGTCAGAGGAATGCTGctagcactgaggttccacagttaGAGATGCCTCCACcaagaactaggggccgacctgcaaggtctactgaggtacccccaATACCTACTGTTCATACCACTCCTACTTTGAAGGTAGAATTCAGAGGAgctattgccatgctcactcaactggTAGCTGCCCAGATGGGTAACCATAGTttaccaactcctagctctagctcTTAA